CCCCGTCGACCATGTAGACCATCGGGTTCACCAGCGAGACCGTTCGCCACACGGGTGGAAGCGCGTCGAGCGGATAGAACACCGCACCGAAGAACACGAGGGGACGGATGATGAACTGGTTCAGCACGGTGAGATAATCGAAGTCGCGTGCCCAGAGCCCGCCCATCACGCCGAAGCCAGCGAACAGCACCGCGATCACGAGCACGAACGCGACCGCGTAGACCGGGTTCGCGAGCCCGACGCCCGTCCCGATGGTCAGCGGGATCATGACAGCGCCGACGAGCGCGATGAGCACGCCGATGATCATGCCGCGGAGCGCGCTCGCGCTCACGTACGCGCCGACCATCTCGGTGTAGGAGAGCGGCGAGGTCTGAATCTCGTGGATGTACTCGTTCCAGCGGCCGTGGAAGATCGAAAACGAGGCGTTCTCGAAGGCGTTCGCGATCACGCCGAGCACGATCAGTCCCGGGAGGATGTAGAGGATGTAATCGACGCCCTCGATCGAGCCGACGCGCGCACCGAGGATCACCCCGAACACCGAAAAGTAGAGCACGTTGGTGATCAGCGGCGGCAGGAACGTGTTCCGGGGCCGGCGGACGAACCGGAGGATCTCGCGGTGGACGAGGGTTCGCAGACCGGTCGAGACGACGCTCATATCGAGGCCTCCGGCGATTCCGTTTCGTCGGCCCGATCGGTCCCGTCGGTTTCGTCCGCTTCGTCGCGTCTGGTCAGCTCGACGAACACCTCTTCGAGCGAGGTTCGAGAGATGTCGATGTCGACCACGGTGTGGCCCTGGCGATCGAGCTGGCGGATGAGATCGGGCGCGACCTCGCCACCCTGTGGAGCCGTGATCACGAGGGTGTCGCCGTCGAGATCGACGTTCACGACCCGTTCGTTGTCGATATTGGGAGCTTTCGCGGGTGGTTCGCGGAGCTGGAGTCTGATGGTGTCGTTGCCGCGGGCCATCAGCTCGTCGGGGCTCGCGACCGTGACCTTCTGCCCCGAGTCCATGATCGCGACCTCGTCACAGAGGCGTTCGGCCTCCTCGATGTAGTGGGTGGTGAGGAGGATCGTCGTGCCGTCGTCGTTGAGATCGGTGATGATCTCCCAGAGATCCCGACGGAGTTCGACATCGACCCCGGCGGTGGGCTCGTCGAGGATCAGGAGGTCGGGGTCCGACACCAGCGCGCGGGCGAGCATGAACCGGCGTTTCATCCCGCCGGAGAGCCAGTCGAAGCGCGTCTCGCGCTTGTCGTAGATTCCCACCGTTCGGAGTGCCTCGTCGGCGCGCCGACCCGCTTCCTCGGTCGAAATCCCGTGATAACCTGCCTTGTGGATCAGGACTTCTCGGATCGGGAAGAACCGGTCGACGTTGAACTCCTGGGGCGCGAGGCCGATCCGGTCACGGGCCTCGCGGTACTCGTCCTTGACGTCGTGGCCGAACACGCTGGCCTCGCCGCCGGATTTCCGGACGAGCCCGACGAGAACGTTGATGAACGTGGTCTTGCCCGCGCCGTTCGGGCCGAGGAGGCCGAAGAACTCGCCCCGCTCGACCGACAGCGAGAGCCCGTCGAGCGCCTGCACGTCGCCATAGCTTTTTTCGAGATCGGTCGTAGAAATCGCGAGCGACACTACCGGACAATGGGTCGGCGGGCGATTAAGCGTGTTGGCTTCGGCTGGGCAAGGTCCTCGCTGGTGCGATTCCGGCAGATCAGTCGCCCGGCGTGGGTGTCGCGCTCGGTGCGGGATCGAGGCTGTAGA
The DNA window shown above is from Halococcus salifodinae DSM 8989 and carries:
- a CDS encoding ABC transporter permease; amino-acid sequence: MSVVSTGLRTLVHREILRFVRRPRNTFLPPLITNVLYFSVFGVILGARVGSIEGVDYILYILPGLIVLGVIANAFENASFSIFHGRWNEYIHEIQTSPLSYTEMVGAYVSASALRGMIIGVLIALVGAVMIPLTIGTGVGLANPVYAVAFVLVIAVLFAGFGVMGGLWARDFDYLTVLNQFIIRPLVFFGAVFYPLDALPPVWRTVSLVNPMVYMVDGVRYGFLGIASIEPNVSLAVLGGAAAVVVAIDVWLFQRGYGLTE
- a CDS encoding ABC transporter ATP-binding protein, with protein sequence MSLAISTTDLEKSYGDVQALDGLSLSVERGEFFGLLGPNGAGKTTFINVLVGLVRKSGGEASVFGHDVKDEYREARDRIGLAPQEFNVDRFFPIREVLIHKAGYHGISTEEAGRRADEALRTVGIYDKRETRFDWLSGGMKRRFMLARALVSDPDLLILDEPTAGVDVELRRDLWEIITDLNDDGTTILLTTHYIEEAERLCDEVAIMDSGQKVTVASPDELMARGNDTIRLQLREPPAKAPNIDNERVVNVDLDGDTLVITAPQGGEVAPDLIRQLDRQGHTVVDIDISRTSLEEVFVELTRRDEADETDGTDRADETESPEASI